TATTAATTTGAGCTTCATGAAGAAAACAAAATTTCTCATCTTTGTGTTACTATGTTTGGATATGTAGAGCAACAGATTCTTGACTTGAACTACCCCTTCCCATTCTCTGTGGAAAAGGAAAGCTCTCAGCAGAGTCCAATGAAGAAGCTTCAGCGGTTGATGATTTTTCAATAAGGTACCACAAGGCTATGGCTGAACTCTTGTTGCTGTTCTTATGATACAATCTGTAGACTATAGTCGGAGTTTGGATTAACTTGCTGTAGTTGTGTCTCAAGTCCACCAGACTGCGCCTGATTTTCAAGTTTGGTAGTGGGGATCACAAAGGATCTACAAAGTGGACAAGTTGAGTTTGAGTGCAGCCAATGATGAATACATTCAATGTGAAACACATGTTTGCAAGTTGGGAGTTGCAGCAACTCTTCTTTGATCTCGAATTCGCCCAAACAAACACAACACCTACAAAAAAAAGTTTTTGATTTGCATTAGATATGAATCTTTCAGCTGATTAAACTTTATTTCCTGTCAATCCAAAGCCTAGTCTCTTTGGAACTTATGCTGCTGCACTTTCGCTGAATAGGAGTTGGTAAGAATTTGAAGAATTTTCCAAATCGTGCTGAGCCGTTCATTAGTCCAAGCGAATCTCCATTCTTGACCTATAAATAAACGAAAAGAACTCTAGAATTGGACCAAAAAGTGTGCATATGGCATGATGCATCGCGTCCGTATGCTTAGCTTCATTAATATAATATCTTTTGTGAAGAATATTAAAAGATAGTCTGCAAACTTTATCAGCCATCAAAGGCATCATGTCTCAGAAAACTTCatattttaagagaaaaataagtttCTCTCCGACACTTAGTAGCCGAAATGCAATGTAATATAATCAAGATTTTCTATTAAATCTCAATAGGAATTTTACTTACATTACGGTGTACAAAACATAATCTTATTAATGAAGAAAATGTTCATGAACATTACATGGATAAACTTTGAAAGGGTCACTTTCAGGGATTTGTTGGCCTTGTCAAGGAATGTCATGAAACATTACTATCACTTATACACATGTCTGTTGTGCATTATAGATCATAGACTGGACTAGCTAGCACTTCAATGCCACAACCATTTATAGAACACTATTCCTATGTATGGGAATTAATATTAAGGAAATGTCAGTAACTTACTGTGATTCTCTTGTCCTTAATTCTTCATCAAATAATACAATTGGAAGCTTGTCTTTGATCTCTTTGTTCAAACCAATCTGACAAACCTATAGATATCATTACAAAGAACCAGAAAACCAAACAAAAACTAAATCATTTGTTTTGGCTTGCAAAAGCAAGTTAGCATTCAATTGCTCATACACAAAGCTCATCAATGGCAAACCATGATGCGTAGCGCAATAACAGTAAATGTtccagaaaaaggaaaaaagaaatctTCAACTTCTTCTGATTTTTCTATATATGAGTGTGCGCGCGCGCGCGTGCATGACAGGAAGACAGAGAGGACTTACAGAGAGCACAGATTGAGTAGACTGGTTAGCTGTTGTCGGAAGAATCTGAGTAGGAGATGAGAGTGAGGTAGCCCTTCTCTTGAGGTAGAACAAGTAAAACAAGAGGAATAGAATAATGGAGAAGAGGATGGGAATTGAAAATATGAAAGCCTGGTAAAGTTTAACTTGAAGTGCTTGAGGATAAAGATGAGGAGTGGTTGCTGTTGGAGTATAACCCATgagtctccaagcttctaaaAAATCAGAGACCGAAGCCAAAGTCTATTTTAGAGATGGAAGAGATGCATGGGAGAGGTACAAAAAGCCTTGTTGAATGTATTTATGGAGAGAATTGAATCAGTTAGTGATTATCATtcagagacagagagagagagagttgaggATATTGCTGTTAGATTGGAGAAAAGGAAACTTTAATAATTCAACTTTAGTTAAAATACAGAAGCAACacctttccaaaaaaaaaaaaaaattacggaAGCAACATAGAGCTTTTGAGATCAAATTTACATACATGATGGTACAGATTCTATCTTTATCAATGATGGGACAAGCTCCACTAAGGGATGGGTCCTCATACCAACAACTGGGATCAATTCGTCTTCATTCTTCAGGCATGGACAACATTATCATTAGCAACTCTATAAATAATTCCTAGATTACCACAAAAACGCACAACTCAC
The Manihot esculenta cultivar AM560-2 chromosome 1, M.esculenta_v8, whole genome shotgun sequence genome window above contains:
- the LOC110623064 gene encoding probable E3 ubiquitin-protein ligase RHA4A isoform X2 codes for the protein MGYTPTATTPHLYPQALQVKLYQAFIFSIPILFSIILFLLFYLFYLKRRATSLSSPTQILPTTANQSTQSVLSIGLNKEIKDKLPIVLFDEELRTRESQCCVCLGEFEIKEELLQLPTCKHVFHIECIHHWLHSNSTCPLCRSFVIPTTKLENQAQSGGLETQLQQVNPNSDYSLQIVS
- the LOC110623064 gene encoding probable E3 ubiquitin-protein ligase RHA4A isoform X1, with the translated sequence MGYTPTATTPHLYPQALQVKLYQAFIFSIPILFSIILFLLFYLFYLKRRATSLSSPTQILPTTANQSTQSVLSVCQIGLNKEIKDKLPIVLFDEELRTRESQCCVCLGEFEIKEELLQLPTCKHVFHIECIHHWLHSNSTCPLCRSFVIPTTKLENQAQSGGLETQLQQVNPNSDYSLQIVS
- the LOC110623064 gene encoding probable E3 ubiquitin-protein ligase RHA4A isoform X4, translated to MGYTPTATTPHLYPQALQVKLYQAFIFSIPILFSIILFLLFYLFYLKRRATSLSSPTQILPTTANQSTQSVLSIGLNKEIKDKLPIVLFDEELRTRESQSRMEIRLD
- the LOC110623064 gene encoding probable E3 ubiquitin-protein ligase RHA4A isoform X3, whose protein sequence is MGYTPTATTPHLYPQALQVKLYQAFIFSIPILFSIILFLLFYLFYLKRRATSLSSPTQILPTTANQSTQSVLSVCQIGLNKEIKDKLPIVLFDEELRTRESQSRMEIRLD